A DNA window from Drosophila pseudoobscura strain MV-25-SWS-2005 chromosome 2, UCI_Dpse_MV25, whole genome shotgun sequence contains the following coding sequences:
- the danr gene encoding protein distal antenna-related — protein sequence MDISAYQHMNIRMSTRGKRPLRNLTPNDKVRAIQRIHNGETKASVSRDLGVPESTLRGWCKNEQKLRFMCRQLGPDHLGIDTHTPPEKRAKFDLQLLPPKLATLPNYDDLGLSNFLFSATEFPTQKESLFEKLSLVEFVKKNGLHPSAIRELGDTHSLNAAANAVSGVDYSTNNMINQLTLLAQLNSKLSYQMGESADTDIKSSQSTTDITDTAREENSTKTSCPLLTVKNWAKDPAKRAHFNQATQLNTNNDKNNNAVDPSYSNLTTMKYPLIMEPVKSIYPETTVSAIPPPPFSTYSDLASAASTPTTDNDCQGAALLDWCKLFNASLNFLAFAAAAASMQPAGGTIPKSTTTQLPATEADETYPFNNNLVKRLSPLAHSDASNESYFDSEPEDLSVRSCASVSSRNNSRSQTPDKSTATSIACLSDGEQ from the coding sequence ATGGATATCTCAGCCTACCAGCACATGAATATCAGAATGAGTACGCGTGGAAAGCGACCGTTGCGTAATCTCACACCAAATGACAAGGTTAGAGCCATTCAACGCATTCATAACGGTGAAACAAAAGCAAGTGTATCCAGAGATTTGGGAGTTCCTGAATCAACCTTGCGTGGCTGGTGTAAGAACGAACAAAAATTAAGATTTATGTGCCGCCAATTGGGTCCAGATCATTTGGGaattgacacacacacacctcccGAGAAACGTGCCAAATTCGATTTACAGTTGCTGCCCCCAAAACTCGCCACGCTCCCCAATTACGACGATCTTGGTTTAAGtaactttttgttttcggcAACTGAATTTCCAACCCAAAAGGAATCATTATTCGAAAAATTAAGTTTGGTGGAATTTGTGAAAAAAAATGGACTCCATCCAAGCGCCATTCGAGAATTGGGAGACACACACTCGCTGAATGCAGCAGCGAATGCCGTATCAGGTGTGGATTATTCAACAAACAACATGATAAATCAGCTAACCCTTTTAGCGCAGCTAAACTCAAAACTATCGTACCAGATGGGCGAAtcagcagatacagatattaAAAGCTCCCAAAGCACCACAGACATTACCGATACAGCAAGAGAagaaaattcaacaaaaaccaGCTGCCCCCTACTCACCGttaaaaattgggcaaaagaTCCAGCAAAACGTGCGCATTTCAATCAGGCAACACAATTAAACACAAATAATGATAAGAACAACAACGCGGTTGACCCATCCTATTCGAACTTGACCACGATGAAATACCCTCTAATAATGGAGCCAGTGAAGTCAATTTATCCCGAAACGACGGTTTCCGCGataccaccaccaccatttTCCACTTATTCGGACTTAGCTTCTGCGGCATCAACTCCTACGACGGATAATGATTGTCAGGGGGCTGCTCTGCTGGATTGGTGCAAACTATTTAATGCCAGCCTTAATTTTTTGGCATTCGCTGCGGCCGCCGCTTCAATGCAGCCTGCCGGAGGAACTATCCCGAAGTCTACAACGACACAGCTTCCAGCCACTGAAGCTGACGAAACATATCCATTTAATAATAATCTTGTAAAACGACTCAGCCCATTGGCACATAGTGACGCCTCGAATGAAAGTTACTTTGACAGTGAGCCAGAAGATCTTTCTGTGCGCTCCTGTGCCTCAGTCTCCAGCCGTAACAATAGTAGATCTCAAACTCCCGATAAAAGCACGGCGACAAGCATAGCCTGCTTGAGCGACGGAGAGCAGTAA